A single window of Pontibacillus chungwhensis DNA harbors:
- a CDS encoding LysR family transcriptional regulator → MNLQKLQYFIEMAKQQSFTKASEKLYISQPALSKQIKLLEEELGFALFMRSSKGVKLTPKGYALYQELQPLFFAIDQKVYQHMNHDQIRFGSTPILSSYYLHEHYEKIQHSNIFVTAIQDDNRDLLPMLHQGEIDAAIVQDVSSAEGLYSQFLFEDVFVAAIPQYNPLASKDEVTLRECFHYPQIATPKGTPFSEKIHKRMEEEGLKPDVFETHYHAMAGFVSVGVGIAYLPEMMSKHIEYKGLVFVPIKDTPLKRDMYLFASTQPLLDLLLDLFQRSYL, encoded by the coding sequence GTGAACTTACAAAAGCTTCAGTACTTTATTGAAATGGCGAAACAACAAAGTTTTACAAAAGCTAGTGAAAAACTATATATATCCCAACCCGCTTTAAGTAAGCAAATTAAATTGCTAGAAGAGGAGTTGGGGTTCGCTCTATTTATGCGTTCTTCAAAAGGGGTAAAATTGACTCCTAAGGGATACGCTCTTTACCAGGAATTGCAACCCTTATTCTTTGCTATTGATCAAAAGGTTTATCAACATATGAATCATGATCAAATCAGATTCGGTTCGACGCCAATATTAAGTTCCTACTATCTTCATGAGCATTACGAGAAGATTCAACACTCTAATATTTTTGTGACAGCTATTCAAGACGATAACCGCGACCTTTTACCAATGCTGCACCAGGGTGAAATTGATGCTGCTATTGTCCAAGATGTTTCGAGCGCGGAGGGACTATATTCCCAATTCTTATTTGAGGACGTCTTTGTTGCGGCGATCCCCCAGTACAACCCCCTAGCGTCTAAGGATGAAGTGACTTTAAGGGAGTGCTTTCATTACCCTCAAATCGCAACGCCGAAAGGGACACCCTTTTCAGAGAAAATACATAAAAGAATGGAAGAAGAAGGGTTGAAACCAGATGTTTTTGAAACGCATTATCATGCGATGGCGGGTTTTGTTTCTGTTGGTGTGGGAATCGCCTACCTTCCTGAAATGATGAGCAAGCACATTGAATATAAAGGATTAGTTTTCGTGCCTATTAAAGATACTCCATTAAAAAGAGACATGTATCTTTTCGCTTCTACTCAGCCTTTGCTCGATTTATTATTGGATCTTTTCCAACGTTCTTATCTTTAA
- a CDS encoding YczE/YyaS/YitT family protein, giving the protein MRIKRVSLYLFGMLITHLGTALSVKSTIGAGFWSAFFVGASHSIGMTPGIWFALSQVIIIFLNAFLAKRKPVWLAFIPILIESVFFDFWLTFALHHVSLSDLPLVFRIGTFICALTIASFGISLYLYTKLPRSPVDQLFVTVSERFHLSLGFSQSIIAATITVLAYLLGGPIGAGTAVSVFLLGPFIQMWVKILSNSKHIRTAQAT; this is encoded by the coding sequence ATGAGGATAAAACGCGTTAGTCTTTATTTATTCGGTATGCTGATCACACATCTAGGAACTGCTCTTTCAGTTAAGTCTACCATCGGAGCCGGGTTTTGGTCAGCTTTCTTCGTCGGGGCAAGCCACTCAATTGGTATGACTCCCGGAATTTGGTTTGCCCTTTCACAAGTCATAATCATATTTTTAAATGCTTTTTTAGCTAAAAGAAAACCTGTATGGTTAGCTTTCATACCTATCCTGATTGAAAGTGTTTTCTTTGACTTCTGGCTAACTTTTGCCTTACATCATGTTTCCCTTTCTGATTTACCTTTAGTCTTTAGAATAGGAACCTTTATTTGCGCTTTAACGATAGCCAGTTTTGGCATAAGTTTGTATCTTTACACAAAACTCCCTCGCTCCCCTGTCGATCAATTATTTGTAACTGTGAGCGAGAGGTTTCATTTGTCACTCGGTTTCTCCCAATCCATCATCGCAGCCACCATAACAGTATTAGCTTATTTACTAGGAGGGCCGATTGGAGCCGGCACAGCGGTTAGTGTCTTTTTACTAGGACCATTTATACAAATGTGGGTCAAGATTCTATCTAACTCTAAACACATCAGAACCGCGCAAGCAACTTGA
- a CDS encoding sodium-dependent transporter has protein sequence MSQQEQWSSKIGFILAAAGSAIGLGAIWKFPYIAGENGGGAFFITFIAFTILLGLPLLLAEFSIGRTAQSNAVDSYRTIAKGTKWHYVGILGMVTSFILLSFYSVVGGWIVIYLIKTITGGMSGLTSTQYGTVFGQTISNPLLSISVQFLFILITIFVVSRGIQKGIEKASRIMMPALFVLFLILVIRSLTLEGASEGILFLLQPDFSKLTSQTILEAMGQSFFTLSVGVSVMVTYSSYLPKSQSLPKAASSIVGINILIVFLAGLAIFPAVFSFGLEPGSGPVLLFNVLPTVFNQMPLGMVFFTAFLLLFLFAALTSAFSMLEIIVSVLSKGNEKLRQKYAWIIGLAIFAVGIPSALSFGILGDLTLWNKTIFDLADYAVSNILMPTGALLISIFVPLKMKKSDLYEELKRGSTLKRSVFNVWYALLRYVAPILIIAVMIDVITG, from the coding sequence ATGAGTCAGCAAGAACAGTGGTCTTCAAAGATCGGATTTATTTTAGCAGCAGCCGGATCCGCTATAGGACTCGGCGCTATATGGAAATTCCCATATATTGCAGGAGAGAACGGGGGTGGGGCTTTCTTCATCACCTTTATCGCCTTCACAATCTTACTAGGCTTACCGCTATTGTTAGCCGAATTTTCCATCGGACGTACAGCTCAGAGCAATGCAGTAGATTCTTACCGAACGATTGCAAAAGGGACAAAGTGGCATTATGTCGGAATATTAGGTATGGTCACTTCCTTCATTCTCCTATCCTTTTACAGCGTCGTCGGAGGATGGATTGTCATTTATTTAATAAAGACAATAACAGGTGGAATGTCAGGTTTAACCTCAACCCAATACGGAACCGTATTTGGCCAAACCATATCGAACCCTCTGTTAAGCATAAGCGTTCAGTTCTTATTTATTCTGATTACTATTTTTGTTGTTTCACGAGGGATTCAAAAGGGAATTGAGAAAGCTAGTCGAATCATGATGCCTGCTTTATTTGTATTATTCTTAATATTAGTTATAAGATCTTTAACGTTAGAAGGGGCTTCAGAGGGAATCTTATTTCTCCTTCAACCAGATTTCTCAAAGCTAACTTCTCAAACAATCCTTGAAGCAATGGGACAGTCCTTCTTCACATTAAGTGTAGGGGTTTCGGTGATGGTCACATACAGCTCCTATTTACCGAAGAGTCAAAGCTTACCAAAGGCCGCTTCTTCAATCGTAGGAATTAATATACTGATTGTCTTTCTAGCAGGTCTAGCGATTTTCCCTGCTGTTTTCTCCTTTGGACTTGAGCCAGGGTCAGGACCCGTACTTTTATTCAATGTCCTCCCTACCGTATTTAACCAGATGCCACTTGGAATGGTGTTTTTCACAGCCTTTTTGCTTTTATTCCTATTCGCAGCGTTAACTTCTGCATTTTCGATGCTAGAAATTATCGTATCTGTTTTATCAAAAGGAAACGAAAAGTTACGCCAGAAATATGCATGGATAATCGGTTTGGCAATCTTTGCAGTAGGAATCCCATCTGCTCTATCATTTGGAATTTTAGGTGATCTAACATTATGGAATAAAACGATTTTCGACTTAGCTGATTATGCAGTAAGCAATATATTGATGCCTACAGGAGCATTATTAATCTCTATTTTTGTTCCATTAAAAATGAAGAAATCTGACCTTTATGAAGAGTTAAAGAGAGGAAGTACATTAAAACGATCGGTCTTTAACGTATGGTATGCCTTATTACGCTATGTTGCTCCGATCCTAATTATCGCGGTAATGATCGATGTTATCACAGGATAG
- the glnA gene encoding type I glutamate--ammonia ligase, protein MTFTKESIKQEVHDKGVEFIRLEFTDMLGDTKNVELPIEELESVLENEAMFDSSSISGFSDIQESDMYLYPDLSTFKVLPSTVDEDPVARFICDIYTTDGTPFEGDPRYILKRAMKEAAEMGYTVNVGPEPEFFLFKLNDEGYPIKKMNDRGGYFDASPIDKGDKVRRDIVRTLKKFGFEMEASHHEVAMGQHEINFRFDDMLRAADNIQTFKSVVKDVATNHDYHATFMPKPIAGENGSGMHCHLSLFKDGESVFCDEKDEDGISVTMKHFMGGILKHAPGIAAITNPNVNSYKRLVPGYEAPVSIAWSHSNRSCMIRVPSTRGKGTRFEVRNPDPTANPYLALAVTIQAGLEGIRNKVDPGAAETRNLYEVHDDTVPTLPTNLKEALTALRKDKVLMNALGDHTSNIYLDEKEEEWTEYSLQVSQWETDKYMNK, encoded by the coding sequence ATGACTTTTACTAAAGAATCCATTAAGCAAGAAGTTCACGACAAAGGCGTAGAATTTATTCGACTTGAATTCACAGACATGCTTGGAGACACAAAAAACGTTGAGCTCCCTATTGAAGAGCTTGAAAGTGTTCTAGAAAACGAAGCTATGTTCGACAGTTCTTCTATTTCTGGTTTCTCTGATATTCAAGAAAGTGATATGTATCTATATCCAGACTTAAGCACGTTTAAAGTATTACCTTCAACAGTAGATGAAGATCCCGTTGCACGTTTCATTTGCGACATTTATACAACGGACGGAACTCCTTTCGAAGGTGACCCGCGATATATTTTAAAACGAGCAATGAAAGAAGCTGCTGAGATGGGCTATACCGTTAACGTTGGTCCAGAACCAGAATTCTTCTTGTTCAAATTGAATGATGAAGGTTACCCAATTAAGAAAATGAATGACCGCGGTGGATATTTCGACGCTTCTCCAATTGATAAAGGGGATAAAGTACGCCGTGATATCGTACGCACACTTAAGAAATTCGGATTTGAAATGGAAGCTTCTCACCACGAAGTAGCTATGGGACAGCACGAAATTAACTTCCGTTTTGATGATATGCTACGCGCAGCTGATAACATCCAAACATTCAAGAGCGTTGTTAAAGACGTAGCAACGAACCACGACTACCATGCAACGTTCATGCCTAAACCAATTGCAGGCGAAAATGGTTCTGGTATGCACTGCCACCTTTCTTTATTCAAAGATGGCGAGAGCGTCTTCTGCGATGAGAAAGATGAAGATGGTATCTCTGTTACAATGAAGCATTTCATGGGCGGAATCCTGAAACATGCTCCTGGTATTGCAGCCATCACAAATCCAAATGTTAACTCTTATAAGCGTTTAGTTCCTGGTTATGAAGCACCTGTAAGCATTGCATGGTCTCACTCAAACCGCAGTTGTATGATCCGCGTACCGTCTACACGCGGTAAAGGAACTCGTTTTGAAGTTCGTAACCCAGACCCAACTGCAAACCCATACCTTGCCTTAGCCGTAACAATCCAGGCTGGACTTGAAGGTATTCGCAACAAAGTCGACCCAGGCGCAGCTGAAACACGTAACCTTTACGAAGTACACGATGACACAGTACCAACACTTCCAACAAACCTAAAAGAAGCGCTAACAGCCCTTCGTAAAGACAAGGTCCTTATGAACGCTTTAGGTGATCACACTTCAAACATCTATCTTGATGAAAAAGAAGAAGAGTGGACAGAATACTCCCTACAAGTAAGCCAGTGGGAAACAGACAAATATATGAATAAGTAA
- a CDS encoding FMN-dependent NADH-azoreductase: MAKVLYITAHPHDEATSYSMSVGKAFIDAYKEANPGDEVVHVDLYKEDIPQIDADIFSGWGKLQSGDQLTESEQGKVNRLGELSDQFVNADKYVFVNPMWNFSFPPVMKAYIDSVAVAGKTFKYTEHGPVGLLTDKKAFHIQANGGFYSEGPAAGLEMGHRYLNAIMQLFGVPTFEGLFVEGQAAMPEKAEEIKSDAIARAKDAAQTF, encoded by the coding sequence ATGGCTAAAGTATTATATATTACAGCGCATCCGCATGATGAGGCAACTTCTTACAGTATGAGTGTCGGGAAAGCATTCATTGATGCTTATAAAGAAGCGAACCCTGGCGATGAGGTCGTTCATGTTGATTTATATAAGGAGGATATCCCGCAAATTGATGCAGATATCTTTAGCGGTTGGGGGAAACTTCAATCTGGTGATCAGCTAACAGAATCTGAACAAGGCAAAGTGAATCGTTTGGGTGAACTGAGTGATCAATTTGTGAATGCTGATAAATATGTTTTTGTTAATCCGATGTGGAACTTCTCGTTCCCTCCTGTTATGAAAGCGTATATTGATTCAGTAGCGGTAGCAGGGAAAACGTTCAAATATACAGAACACGGTCCTGTTGGCCTTCTAACAGATAAGAAAGCCTTTCATATTCAAGCTAATGGAGGTTTCTACTCTGAAGGGCCGGCTGCTGGTTTAGAAATGGGTCACCGTTATTTAAATGCCATCATGCAGTTATTTGGTGTTCCTACATTTGAAGGACTATTCGTAGAAGGACAAGCGGCGATGCCAGAGAAAGCAGAAGAAATTAAATCAGACGCTATTGCTAGAGCTAAGGATGCAGCGCAAACATTTTAA
- a CDS encoding S8 family peptidase encodes MKQFFLFCVFLITGFFIYIELAEFDTKETIVAVVDTGIDASHPMLEGRVENGYDFYNWDLDPMDDHGHGTHVASIIHSVAPHAVLLPVKTLGENGKGVGTSFLGIFYSVVKGADIVNLSISEVENPLTSWVIRFGERKGVVFVGASGNDGLTNRISFPARLDEVIAIGGYNTYSDHLYENGNRSPDLDFLAPGVLIEGASPGGEVVRKTGTSFAAGSVSGMLAYFKEIQPKMTTDDARLLLRLTSFYEKDGYRVLELDRFLATQ; translated from the coding sequence ATGAAACAGTTTTTTTTGTTTTGTGTCTTTCTTATAACTGGTTTTTTTATTTATATAGAGCTTGCTGAATTTGATACGAAAGAAACGATTGTAGCGGTCGTTGATACAGGAATTGATGCATCACATCCTATGCTTGAGGGCCGTGTCGAAAATGGATATGACTTCTACAACTGGGACCTAGATCCGATGGATGATCATGGTCACGGCACGCACGTTGCGAGTATTATTCACTCAGTCGCTCCACATGCAGTGTTGTTACCGGTTAAAACGTTAGGAGAGAACGGTAAAGGAGTTGGGACTTCGTTTCTTGGTATCTTCTACAGTGTCGTTAAAGGTGCGGACATTGTAAATTTAAGTATATCTGAAGTTGAGAATCCTCTTACATCATGGGTGATACGGTTTGGAGAACGTAAAGGAGTCGTTTTCGTTGGGGCAAGTGGTAATGATGGGTTGACCAATCGCATTAGTTTCCCTGCAAGACTGGATGAAGTAATTGCAATTGGTGGTTATAATACGTACAGTGATCATCTTTATGAGAATGGGAATCGAAGCCCGGATTTGGATTTCTTAGCCCCGGGTGTACTGATTGAAGGAGCTAGTCCTGGTGGTGAAGTTGTTCGTAAGACGGGGACTAGTTTTGCGGCGGGTTCAGTGTCTGGGATGCTTGCATATTTTAAAGAAATCCAACCTAAAATGACAACGGATGATGCTCGTTTGTTGCTGCGTCTTACTTCTTTTTATGAGAAGGATGGATACAGGGTATTAGAACTTGACCGATTCTTAGCTACTCAATAG
- a CDS encoding poly-gamma-glutamate hydrolase family protein, producing the protein MKPIKTMTKVMVALTFLLVFLPSNLVEGEEVNTTTYCEVSCWELLLNQKDSNKWLSEGGAGEEFMQATSLLVEEIAGTTENYYSMNRELGARSELFIQPNTSNIFELDRTPSTRISIQGNKGSTPMTTLSGVNEKLKGLVNKHLKRLGFPVSKAVASLPNASFLQSSEPGMNLLISDAQWSAFYEGEDYTNPDFKEQAIKSESFYQYVSAIQDAINEYHAQKSVWMWKSEPVTKNPDETIEFLANQQVDQLYMRFYPKVDKENYQYFIEKAGNQGIKVHALIGSPLWGQKAYTKDAVKRVDLIHAYNQKVEEEQRFVGIHFDVEPYSLELWDNNRKKAVKEWKQSAETYVEHAKDYGFIVGSALPFWTDNRSVNDYEENFYQQFIDMQDYVSIMSYRNTAVGPNSITTLAENEVLYAKAPKVEVGVELNPYKIDYVSFDGKSLRYTEGEIAKVRTHFMNEDYPGFKGIAIHNYTAWKKNQ; encoded by the coding sequence ATGAAACCAATAAAAACAATGACAAAAGTAATGGTAGCACTCACATTCCTCCTTGTATTTCTTCCTAGTAATCTAGTCGAAGGAGAGGAAGTAAACACCACAACGTATTGTGAAGTAAGTTGTTGGGAACTACTTTTAAACCAAAAAGATTCCAATAAATGGCTTAGTGAAGGTGGGGCAGGAGAGGAATTTATGCAAGCCACATCTTTACTTGTAGAAGAAATAGCAGGAACCACAGAGAATTATTACTCCATGAACCGAGAATTGGGCGCGCGCTCTGAATTGTTCATACAACCCAATACCTCCAACATCTTTGAACTCGATCGTACTCCTTCAACTAGAATCTCCATCCAAGGAAATAAAGGCTCTACTCCAATGACCACTTTATCTGGTGTGAATGAAAAATTGAAAGGCTTAGTAAATAAGCATTTGAAGAGGTTAGGATTCCCTGTCAGCAAAGCTGTAGCTTCTTTACCAAACGCATCTTTTCTTCAATCATCTGAACCAGGAATGAACCTACTCATCTCAGATGCACAATGGTCGGCGTTTTATGAAGGGGAAGACTATACTAATCCTGATTTCAAAGAACAGGCGATTAAGTCCGAATCTTTTTATCAATATGTATCAGCTATTCAGGATGCCATTAATGAATACCATGCACAAAAAAGTGTATGGATGTGGAAGTCAGAACCAGTTACTAAAAATCCAGATGAGACAATTGAATTTCTCGCGAACCAACAAGTAGATCAACTATATATGCGTTTTTATCCAAAAGTGGACAAAGAAAACTACCAATACTTTATTGAAAAAGCAGGAAACCAGGGGATTAAGGTACATGCTTTAATAGGTAGCCCATTGTGGGGGCAAAAAGCTTATACAAAAGATGCAGTGAAACGAGTAGATCTCATTCACGCTTATAATCAGAAAGTAGAAGAAGAACAACGGTTTGTAGGCATTCATTTCGATGTGGAACCATACTCACTTGAATTGTGGGACAATAACCGAAAGAAAGCGGTTAAGGAATGGAAGCAATCAGCAGAAACGTATGTAGAGCATGCCAAGGATTATGGTTTTATCGTTGGAAGTGCCTTGCCATTTTGGACTGACAATCGTTCTGTAAATGATTATGAAGAGAATTTTTATCAACAGTTCATTGATATGCAGGATTACGTTTCCATCATGAGTTATCGAAATACAGCGGTTGGACCGAATAGCATTACAACTTTAGCGGAAAATGAAGTTTTATATGCAAAAGCCCCTAAAGTGGAAGTGGGTGTTGAATTAAACCCCTATAAGATTGATTACGTTTCATTTGATGGGAAGTCTTTACGGTATACAGAAGGTGAAATAGCGAAAGTAAGAACGCATTTTATGAATGAAGACTACCCTGGTTTTAAAGGGATCGCGATCCATAACTATACAGCTTGGAAAAAGAATCAGTAA
- the nadE gene encoding NAD(+) synthase, with product MEKKVEYLTHWIQEKVEEAGAKGALVGISGGIDSAVVSCLVKRAFPEQSLGVILPIDQEVEDQEDAVTLVEQIGLNYIGINLTDPYQTTHATIREKLKEKGDWQEDRSQLGGANLQARLRMSTLYAVAHHYGYLVVGTDNAAEDYTGYFTKYGDGGVDLVPLIHLRKEEVRELAEYLEVPESIVHKKPSAELWEGQSDEDELGVSYDTIDAYLRGETVSDKDAKRIEELHKQTEHKRQIPAGPEPYKGE from the coding sequence GTGGAAAAAAAAGTAGAGTACTTAACACATTGGATTCAGGAAAAAGTAGAAGAGGCAGGGGCTAAGGGAGCACTTGTAGGAATTAGTGGTGGCATTGATTCCGCAGTAGTATCTTGCCTTGTTAAACGTGCCTTCCCCGAACAATCACTAGGAGTGATCCTTCCGATAGATCAAGAAGTAGAAGATCAAGAAGATGCTGTAACGCTTGTAGAACAAATTGGCCTAAATTACATTGGTATAAACCTAACGGACCCATACCAAACAACACATGCTACGATACGAGAAAAACTTAAAGAAAAGGGAGATTGGCAGGAAGACCGTTCCCAATTAGGAGGGGCAAACTTACAAGCACGTCTCCGAATGAGTACACTGTATGCTGTTGCCCATCACTACGGTTATTTAGTAGTTGGAACAGATAATGCTGCTGAAGATTATACTGGTTATTTCACAAAATACGGAGATGGCGGTGTAGACCTGGTTCCTTTGATTCATTTACGTAAAGAAGAAGTTCGGGAATTGGCAGAGTATCTAGAAGTCCCAGAGTCAATTGTTCATAAAAAGCCTAGTGCAGAGCTGTGGGAAGGACAATCTGACGAGGACGAATTAGGGGTTTCATACGATACAATTGATGCCTACCTTCGCGGAGAAACAGTTTCTGATAAAGACGCTAAAAGAATTGAAGAACTCCATAAACAAACAGAGCATAAGCGACAAATCCCGGCCGGGCCTGAACCATATAAAGGAGAGTAA
- a CDS encoding cysteine hydrolase family protein: protein MSQHDTALLLIDMVNKMDFDGGEHLLDNTLEIIPSIQKLKQQAKAQGIPVIYVNDNFGLWQENVSDLIEECRDGRGEPVIRQILPEDDDYFIIKPKHSGFFGTQLSILLDQLGVNNLILTGIAGDICVLFTANDAYMREYNIWIPADCVASEYEEDNENAIRIMERSLSANTTQADKMSISEAFST from the coding sequence ATGTCGCAACATGATACGGCTTTGCTTCTAATTGACATGGTCAATAAAATGGATTTCGATGGTGGTGAACACTTGTTAGACAATACACTAGAAATCATCCCATCCATCCAGAAACTGAAGCAACAAGCCAAAGCACAAGGGATTCCAGTTATTTATGTAAATGATAATTTTGGGTTATGGCAAGAAAATGTTTCAGACCTCATTGAAGAATGCAGAGATGGGAGAGGAGAACCCGTCATCCGTCAGATTTTACCTGAAGATGATGATTACTTTATCATTAAACCCAAGCATTCTGGTTTCTTTGGAACTCAGTTAAGCATTCTATTGGATCAACTTGGAGTAAACAATTTAATTTTAACTGGGATCGCCGGAGACATCTGTGTCCTCTTTACAGCTAATGATGCTTATATGAGGGAATATAATATTTGGATTCCTGCAGACTGTGTGGCTTCTGAATATGAGGAAGATAATGAGAACGCAATAAGAATTATGGAGCGCTCCCTTTCAGCAAATACGACACAAGCAGATAAAATGTCCATCTCAGAAGCTTTTTCAACATAA
- a CDS encoding NAD(P)H-binding protein — protein sequence MNETKRRPVVALTGASGYIGQNLLKKLTKYADVIALSRNGDNKQDTEHITWRSCDLYSMTDADKGLEGADFAVYLVHSMLPSAKLSQGSFEDMDVILADNFAQAAKRQGVRQIVYLSGIIPESEQLSRHLRSRLEVEEILRAYGVPVTTIRAGLIVGPKGSSFPILKKLVKRLPVMALPKWTRTKTHPIALKEVLHALNKSIGNNHLSNKAIDVGGPEIMSYQDMMVQTAESLGKKPRLFPVPFMTVKLSRLWVSLTTGTPKEMVYPLVESLVHPMTAKEENMDSEVSYGKVTFKEAVQTAIEDEKEEEQQAAKQQPNSQGLKVPDIQHDVRSVQRIPLPAGKSADWAASYYVKWLSDTLNPLVHTETDQQDNTQICLKLIRTPLLELSYSQERSTSDRALFYITGGSFQNSKRNVRGRLEFRKIPDKQECIVAIHDYMPSLPWFIYKYTQAKAHLVVMYLFRKHIEKIIEQARVPAHSN from the coding sequence ATGAATGAAACGAAACGACGCCCAGTCGTTGCTTTAACTGGAGCCAGTGGATACATCGGCCAGAATTTATTGAAGAAATTAACGAAATACGCTGATGTAATCGCTCTGTCAAGAAATGGAGATAACAAACAAGATACCGAGCATATCACATGGCGTTCTTGCGATCTGTATTCCATGACGGATGCGGATAAAGGATTAGAAGGAGCTGATTTTGCAGTTTATCTAGTTCATTCCATGCTTCCCTCAGCGAAACTTAGCCAAGGATCCTTTGAAGATATGGATGTCATCCTAGCAGATAATTTCGCTCAAGCTGCCAAAAGACAAGGCGTACGTCAGATCGTTTACTTAAGTGGAATCATCCCTGAATCGGAACAGTTATCAAGACATTTAAGAAGCCGACTAGAGGTAGAGGAGATATTAAGAGCTTATGGAGTGCCTGTTACGACCATTCGTGCAGGGTTAATTGTAGGACCTAAGGGCTCCTCATTTCCGATCCTTAAGAAGCTTGTTAAGAGGCTGCCGGTGATGGCTTTACCTAAATGGACAAGAACAAAGACACACCCTATTGCCCTTAAAGAAGTTCTCCATGCTCTTAATAAAAGCATCGGAAACAATCATTTATCTAATAAAGCCATTGATGTGGGTGGCCCTGAGATTATGAGCTATCAAGATATGATGGTTCAAACAGCTGAATCGTTAGGTAAGAAACCAAGACTTTTCCCGGTTCCTTTCATGACTGTTAAACTGTCCAGGCTTTGGGTGAGTCTGACGACTGGAACACCAAAAGAAATGGTCTATCCATTAGTAGAAAGTCTTGTCCATCCGATGACTGCTAAAGAGGAGAATATGGATTCTGAAGTTAGTTATGGGAAGGTGACCTTTAAAGAAGCTGTTCAAACAGCTATTGAAGATGAGAAAGAAGAGGAACAGCAAGCTGCTAAACAACAACCCAACTCTCAAGGACTAAAGGTTCCTGATATTCAACACGATGTGAGGTCCGTTCAACGCATTCCTTTACCAGCAGGTAAAAGTGCTGATTGGGCTGCTAGCTATTATGTAAAGTGGTTGTCCGACACTTTGAACCCACTTGTCCATACAGAGACAGACCAACAAGATAACACACAAATTTGCCTTAAGTTAATTCGTACACCTTTATTAGAGCTAAGTTATTCACAGGAACGAAGCACGTCGGATCGAGCTCTTTTCTACATTACGGGAGGTTCCTTTCAAAATTCTAAGAGAAATGTTAGAGGAAGGCTTGAGTTCCGAAAAATCCCGGATAAACAAGAATGCATTGTGGCGATCCATGACTATATGCCTTCCTTGCCTTGGTTTATATATAAATATACCCAAGCGAAGGCGCATTTAGTTGTAATGTATCTCTTCAGAAAGCATATCGAAAAGATCATTGAACAAGCTAGAGTCCCTGCCCACTCTAATTAA